Proteins found in one Coffea eugenioides isolate CCC68of chromosome 5, Ceug_1.0, whole genome shotgun sequence genomic segment:
- the LOC113771158 gene encoding probable glycosyltransferase At5g03795 gives MLSPQRKLHLFSPLLSFSSTVVLLFFIPLALISIIACILGPEKSFLPISAQFAWSYAGFYSSYSHKSFNEEFKYDYLDREAEVPSNLSIINSAFHQKVVLEDQIQPLHKQIREASLPEPSISKVSSSAFNKRYSKLERLETMLSKARYSIREAAKNGSMISTHEDADYVPHGPMYINANGFHRSYLEMEKSFKVYVYEEGEPPMFHDGPCKSIYSTEGRFIHEMEKGNFYRTKNPDDALVYFLPFSVVAMVQYLYEPGGHDRQAIGHTLADYIGLISGKHPFWNRSLGADHFMLSCHDWGPYSTSYVPQLFNNSIRVLCNANTSEGFNPLKDVSLPEIHLRTGEITGLIGGPSPSRRPILAFFAGRLHGHIRYLLLEQWKEKDQDIQVYDSLPAGVSYESMLRKSKFCLCPSGYEVASPRVVEAIYAECIPVLISDSYAPPFSDVLNWKSFSVEVAVKDIPNIKKILTSISQTQYIRMHRRLKQVQRHFVINGPPKRFDLFHMILHSIWLRRLNIQIKD, from the exons ATGTTGTCGCCTCAGAGAAAGCTGCATCTTTTCTCACCTTTGCTCTCCTTTTCTTCAACTGTTGTTCTCTTGTTTTTCATCCCTTTGGCTCTGATCTCCATAATTGCTTGCATATTAGGTCCTGAAAAGTCTTTTTTGCCAATTTCTGCTCAATTTGCTTGGAGTTATGCTGGATTCTACAGTTCCTATTCTCATAAATCCTTCAATGAAGAGTTCAAATATGATTATTTGGATAGAGAGGCTGAAGTTCCATCTAATCTATCAATTATAAACAGTGCATTTCATCAGAAGGTTGTGCTTGAAGATCAAATTCAACCTTTACAT AAACAAATACGAGAGGCTAGCTTGCCAGAACCGAGCATCTCAAAAGTCTCTAGCAGTGCATTCAATAAGAGGTACAGCAAGTTAGAGAGGCTTGAAACAATGTTATCAAAGGCCCGGTATTCAATAAGAGAAGCAGCTAAAAATGGAAGCATGATATCAACACATGAAGATGCTGATTATGTCCCTCACGGCCCTATGTACATAAACGCCAATGGATTCCACCG AAGCTATTTAGAAATGGAGAAGAGTTTCAAAGTTTATGTATATGAAGAAGGAGAACCTCCAATGTTCCACGATGGACCGTGCAAGAGTATATACTCCACTGAAGGAAGGTTCATCCATGAAATGGAAAAGGGAAACTTTTATCGAACAAAGAATCCTGATGATGCCCTTGTATATTTCCTGCCATTTAGCGTGGTTGCTATGGTACAATATTTGTATGAACCTGGTGGCCATGATAGACAAGCCATTGGCCACACCCTTGCTGACTATATAGGCCTAATTTCTGGTAAACATCCTTTCTGGAATCGAAGTCTTGGTGCAGATCACTTTATGTTATCTTGCCATGATTGG GGGCCTTACTCAACAAGCTATGTTCCACAACTGTTTAACAATTCAATCAGAGTTTTGTGCAATGCAAATACATCTGAAGGCTTTAATCCTCTGAAAGATGTTTCGCTACCTGAAATTCATCTCAGAACAGGGGAAATTACAGGACTTATAGGAGGTCCCTCACCTTCAAGAAGACCAATTCTTGCATTCTTTGCCGGCCGACTGCACGGCCACATCAGGTACCTTCTGTTAGAGCAATGGAAAGAAAAAGATCAAGACATACAAGTATATGACAGTCTTCCTGCAGGAGTTTCTTATGAATCAATGCTGAGGAAAAGCAAATTTTGTTTGTGTCCTAGTGGATATGAAGTTGCTAGTCCCAGAGTGGTCGAAGCAATTTATGCAGAATGCATTCCTGTTTTGATTTCTGATAGCTATGCGCCACCTTTCAGTGATGTACTAAACTGGAAGTCATTCTCTGTTGAAGTTGCAGTGAAAGACATTCCGAATATCAAGAAAATATTGACTAGTATATCTCAGACTCAGTACATAAGGATGCatagaagattgaagcaagTGCAAAGGCATTTTGTGATAAATGGACCTCCTAAAAGATTTGATTTGTTTCACATGATTTTGCATTCCATCTGGTTACGAAGATTGAACATTCAGATTAAGGACtga